The DNA window ACGTCGTCGATGCGCGTCGCGGCGAACCCCTTGCGGGCGAAGACGCGCACGGCGGCCGCCAGGATCTGCTCCCGCCGCGCGCTCCGGTCCACTCTCTTCGGCGTCACGGTTCCTCCTATTATGACTGACCAGTCAGTCATAATAGTGGGTGTTCCACTTCCCCATCAAGCTCACCCCCGGTCGGATCCCACCCGCATGCCGCGCTCCCGAACGCTCCCCGCGCCGGCGGCACCGGCTGGACGGCCCTACGCCGCCTCGTGCTGCGCCGCCACGGCGAGCAGGAGTCCCTCCCCGCCGTGCCGACCCACCAGTTGCAGCCCCACGGGTTCACCGTCTGGGGTGAGGCCGGCGGGAAGAGAGACGGCCGGATGACCGCTCAGGTTGAACGCCCAGGTCAAGGCGACGCTCATCCGTGCTCCCGGTCCATGGTGCCCGTGTGGCGGGTTGGGTGTGGTGGGGGTGGCGATCAGGTCGAGCTCCGCGAACGCCGCGGCCAGGCGCCGGTCGTTGTCAGCGCGGAGCTGTCGGGCGGCCTGCCGC is part of the Haloactinospora alba genome and encodes:
- a CDS encoding amidase family protein yields the protein MAWSATLGFAASERSITATARSALQRLADRGLLRLVERPVELADPGTAWAALRTGGSTAERQAARQLRADNDRRLAAAFAELDLIATPTTPNPPHGHHGPGARMSVALTWAFNLSGHPAVSLPAGLTPDGEPVGLQLVGRHGGEGLLLAVAAQHEAA